One genomic segment of Chitinophaga parva includes these proteins:
- a CDS encoding aspartate kinase: protein MKVFKFGGASLASIERIQQVASIVRSFAGEKILIVISAMGKTTNELEKVVQHFYNGQKETALQLLQGIEAQHLQVARQLLHNPDNPVYAQLQQFYTEAEWTVGEQPVQSFDYYYDQLVSLGELLSTAIVSAYFNEAGLANAWMDVRDVFRTDDNYRDANIDWNVTQRNMTQKVVPLFNALDLVITQGFIGSTDENESVTLGREGSDYSAAVFANMLDAESQTIWKDVEGLKNADPKLFPNTVNIPEITYSEVIEMAYYGAQVIHPKTIKPLQNKQIPLYVKCFLNKDLPGTRISETADTAQLPPIIVLKQNQVLLSITSRDFGFITEKSISNIYAIFHRLKIQINLMQNAAISFSCCIDHNAEKIEALIKVLQDAFKISYNEGLSLLTVRHYNQPLLDHLLQGKQQLLEQKSRHTVQVVY, encoded by the coding sequence ATGAAGGTTTTTAAATTTGGTGGCGCCAGCCTGGCCAGCATTGAACGCATACAACAGGTGGCCTCCATCGTACGGAGTTTTGCAGGGGAAAAGATCCTGATCGTGATCTCCGCCATGGGCAAAACCACCAATGAACTGGAAAAGGTAGTACAGCACTTTTATAACGGGCAAAAGGAAACGGCCCTGCAACTGCTGCAGGGCATTGAAGCGCAGCACCTCCAGGTGGCCCGCCAGCTCCTGCATAACCCGGACAACCCCGTGTATGCACAGCTGCAGCAGTTCTATACCGAAGCCGAATGGACCGTGGGCGAGCAACCGGTGCAATCTTTCGATTACTATTACGACCAACTGGTAAGCCTGGGTGAGCTGCTCAGTACCGCCATTGTGAGCGCCTACTTTAACGAAGCGGGCCTGGCCAATGCCTGGATGGATGTGCGCGACGTGTTCCGCACGGATGATAATTACCGGGACGCCAACATAGACTGGAACGTGACCCAGCGCAATATGACCCAAAAGGTAGTGCCCCTCTTTAACGCACTGGACCTGGTGATCACCCAGGGGTTCATAGGCAGCACGGATGAAAATGAAAGCGTGACCCTGGGCCGGGAAGGCAGCGATTACAGCGCAGCGGTATTTGCCAACATGCTGGACGCAGAAAGCCAGACCATCTGGAAAGACGTGGAAGGCCTCAAAAATGCCGATCCCAAGCTATTCCCCAACACGGTGAATATCCCGGAGATCACCTACAGCGAGGTGATTGAAATGGCTTATTATGGCGCACAGGTGATCCACCCCAAAACCATCAAGCCCCTGCAGAACAAGCAGATCCCGCTGTATGTGAAATGCTTCCTGAACAAGGACCTCCCGGGCACCCGCATCAGCGAAACCGCCGATACGGCCCAATTGCCGCCTATCATCGTTTTAAAACAAAACCAGGTGCTGCTCTCCATCACCTCCCGCGATTTCGGGTTTATAACGGAAAAGAGCATCAGTAATATCTACGCCATCTTCCACCGCCTCAAGATCCAGATCAACCTAATGCAGAATGCCGCTATCAGCTTTTCCTGCTGCATAGACCATAATGCAGAAAAGATCGAAGCGCTGATCAAGGTCCTGCAGGACGCGTTCAAGATCAGTTATAATGAAGGCCTGTCCCTGCTGACCGTCCGTCATTATAATCAACCGCTCCTGGACCACTTACTGCAGGGAAAACAGCAGTTGCTGGAACAGAAGTCGCGCCATACGGTACAGGTGGTCTATTAA
- a CDS encoding YfiT family bacillithiol transferase, which produces MTTTDIEVLKYPIGKFEAPAEITPQILAGWINDIRHLPTLLEIATQDLDEAQLLTPYRPDGWTVTQVVHHVADSHMNAYIRFKLALTEDNPTIKPYEEHLWAELPDTHKTAINVSNTLLHALHKRWTVLLDNLTPEQWERTFLHPATQRTAALKAVAGMYAWHGRHHLMHIIRLKERMGW; this is translated from the coding sequence ATGACCACTACAGACATCGAAGTACTGAAATATCCCATCGGGAAATTTGAAGCCCCTGCGGAGATCACCCCGCAGATCCTGGCAGGCTGGATCAACGATATCCGCCACCTGCCCACTCTGCTGGAAATAGCCACCCAGGACCTGGATGAAGCCCAGTTGCTTACACCCTACCGCCCGGATGGCTGGACCGTGACCCAGGTCGTGCATCATGTGGCAGACAGTCATATGAACGCCTACATCCGCTTTAAACTGGCGCTTACAGAAGATAATCCCACCATCAAACCCTACGAAGAACATTTGTGGGCGGAACTGCCGGATACGCATAAAACCGCCATCAACGTAAGCAACACCCTGCTGCATGCCCTGCACAAACGCTGGACCGTACTGCTGGATAACCTTACACCGGAACAATGGGAACGTACCTTCCTGCACCCCGCCACACAAAGGACTGCTGCACTTAAGGCGGTGGCCGGCATGTACGCCTGGCATGGCCGTCATCACCTCATGCACATCATCCGCCTGAAAGAGCGGATGGGCTGGTAA
- a CDS encoding gluconate 2-dehydrogenase subunit 3 family protein, whose translation MNRREAIRSVAILLGTAVSASTLSALNGCVSGPKNYALQAPETKDLLSEIAETIIPTTNTPGAKAGGVDKFIITMLNDCYKPEDQQRVLDGLKSIDEASKKQFGNSFMDLKPEQREQVLTAIDKERVEYNKQPKQEGAGPHYFQVLKELTLLGYFTSKPGATEALRYVAVPGKFDPCLPYKKGDKAWAT comes from the coding sequence ATGAACAGAAGAGAAGCCATCAGAAGCGTAGCCATCCTGCTCGGAACGGCCGTTTCTGCCTCCACGTTATCTGCGCTGAATGGCTGTGTGTCGGGCCCGAAGAACTATGCTTTACAGGCTCCGGAAACCAAAGACCTGCTTTCAGAAATTGCAGAAACGATCATTCCCACCACGAACACGCCTGGCGCTAAAGCCGGTGGGGTAGACAAGTTCATCATCACCATGCTGAATGATTGCTACAAGCCGGAAGATCAGCAGCGGGTACTGGACGGTTTGAAGTCTATCGATGAAGCCAGCAAAAAGCAGTTTGGCAACAGCTTTATGGACCTGAAACCTGAACAGCGGGAACAGGTGCTTACCGCCATTGACAAGGAACGCGTGGAGTACAACAAGCAACCCAAGCAGGAAGGCGCCGGCCCTCACTACTTCCAGGTGCTGAAAGAACTGACCCTCCTGGGCTACTTCACTTCCAAGCCGGGCGCTACCGAAGCCCTTCGCTACGTAGCCGTACCGGGCAAATTTGATCCCTGCCTGCCGTATAAAAAAGGTGACAAGGCCTGGGCCACCTGA
- a CDS encoding CAP domain-containing protein translates to MKTLNRIVIMAVLVMAGSQADACARKATPPARSTVKAAATMNAATLNAQILYYVNKYRASKGLAPLVANKLMDSLAEMHSEQMANGTTPFGHDGFEDRVATYSKLQGKVSRAAENVAYGNLDAEGVVNGWIHSPGHRKNMEGNYALSGIGTAVGKNGMIYFTQLFIQQ, encoded by the coding sequence TTGAAAACACTGAATCGTATCGTTATCATGGCCGTGCTGGTCATGGCCGGTAGCCAGGCAGATGCCTGCGCCCGCAAAGCAACACCGCCCGCCCGTAGTACCGTGAAAGCTGCCGCCACTATGAACGCGGCCACTTTAAATGCGCAGATCTTGTATTATGTAAACAAATACAGGGCTTCCAAGGGTCTGGCGCCACTTGTGGCAAACAAATTGATGGATAGCCTGGCAGAAATGCACAGCGAACAAATGGCCAATGGTACCACCCCCTTCGGGCACGATGGCTTTGAAGACCGGGTGGCCACCTACAGCAAATTACAGGGCAAGGTGAGCCGGGCCGCAGAAAATGTAGCTTACGGTAACCTGGACGCAGAAGGCGTGGTGAACGGATGGATCCATAGCCCGGGCCACCGCAAGAACATGGAAGGCAATTACGCCCTCTCCGGTATTGGTACCGCGGTAGGGAAAAACGGGATGATTTACTTTACCCAGCTTTTCATCCAGCAATAA
- a CDS encoding CBS domain-containing protein has translation MTTVKQILHVKGHAVYTIPPDHTVYEALEMLVERNVGALMVVDAAQNFLGVFSERDYARRVVLKGRNSRDTHIRDIMTEHPISVTEADSLEHCMQLMTDKHIRHLPVVDGQQRLVGLVSIGDLVKQIMQEQQHTIENLEKYISGAYHG, from the coding sequence ATGACTACTGTAAAACAGATCCTGCACGTAAAGGGCCATGCAGTGTACACAATCCCGCCAGATCATACCGTGTACGAGGCGCTGGAAATGCTGGTGGAGCGCAATGTAGGCGCACTGATGGTGGTGGATGCCGCCCAGAATTTCCTCGGTGTGTTCTCCGAACGTGACTATGCCCGCCGCGTGGTGCTGAAAGGGCGCAACTCCCGCGATACCCACATCCGCGACATCATGACAGAGCACCCTATTTCCGTAACGGAGGCCGACTCCCTGGAGCACTGCATGCAGCTGATGACGGACAAACATATCCGCCACCTGCCTGTAGTAGACGGCCAGCAACGGCTGGTAGGCCTGGTCTCCATCGGTGACCTGGTAAAGCAGATCATGCAGGAGCAACAGCATACCATTGAAAACCTGGAAAAGTATATCTCCGGCGCCTATCACGGGTGA
- a CDS encoding L,D-transpeptidase family protein — protein MMKWITLCLSLLLCGAAVHAQQSFLENQKLFPKVGEAYRAKEDALKKEFEKKGLTYPAKYIYLRSFKLDSELEIWVKNNIADTFRLFKSYKVCNLSGKMGPKRREGDLQVPEGFYYINDFNPNSNYHLSLGINYPNYSDRILSDPKRPGNEIYIHGSCLTIGCIPLSDNFIDEVYILAVNAKNAGQDFIPVHVYPVRFSNLGSAGYLMNVCNNDCEGLFWDNLRTAYMYFEKHHRIPVVLTDDKGQYIM, from the coding sequence ATGATGAAATGGATCACCTTATGCCTGTCCCTGCTGCTGTGTGGCGCTGCCGTACACGCCCAGCAGTCGTTCCTGGAGAACCAGAAACTGTTTCCCAAGGTGGGAGAGGCCTACCGCGCCAAGGAAGACGCATTAAAGAAGGAGTTTGAAAAAAAGGGCCTGACCTATCCGGCCAAATATATCTATCTCCGCTCCTTTAAGCTGGACAGTGAACTGGAGATCTGGGTGAAAAACAACATTGCAGACACGTTCCGCCTGTTCAAGTCTTACAAGGTGTGCAACCTGTCCGGCAAGATGGGGCCCAAGCGCCGCGAGGGCGACCTCCAGGTGCCGGAAGGATTTTACTACATCAACGACTTTAACCCGAACAGCAACTACCACCTGTCCCTGGGCATCAACTACCCGAACTACTCCGACCGTATTCTCAGCGACCCGAAACGCCCGGGCAACGAGATCTACATACACGGCAGCTGCCTTACCATAGGTTGCATTCCGCTAAGCGACAACTTTATAGATGAAGTGTATATCCTGGCAGTGAATGCCAAGAATGCCGGGCAGGATTTCATTCCCGTGCATGTATACCCGGTGCGCTTCAGCAACCTGGGGTCTGCCGGCTACCTGATGAATGTATGTAACAATGATTGTGAAGGCCTGTTCTGGGATAACCTGCGCACGGCCTACATGTACTTTGAAAAACACCATCGCATACCCGTGGTGCTCACGGATGACAAGGGTCAGTACATCATGTAA
- a CDS encoding NUDIX hydrolase, whose amino-acid sequence MDAMDWKTLESTYIFRDEWLTARRDKCERPDGRIIEPYYVLEYRDWVNVVAFTKTGKVLMIRQFRQAYGATIIELPGGTMDPEDASPTVAAERELLEETGYKFEQIEYLGNVSANASTSNNRTHMFLATGGEKVAEQDLDDNEEIEVMELTVDEVKQLLRENKVVQALHVTNMLYAFERTGDIKM is encoded by the coding sequence ATGGACGCAATGGACTGGAAAACACTGGAATCAACTTACATCTTCCGCGACGAATGGCTGACAGCCCGCCGCGACAAATGCGAACGCCCCGATGGCAGGATCATTGAGCCCTACTACGTGCTGGAATACCGGGACTGGGTGAATGTAGTGGCCTTTACCAAAACCGGCAAAGTGCTGATGATACGGCAGTTTCGCCAGGCATATGGCGCTACCATCATAGAGCTGCCCGGCGGCACCATGGACCCTGAAGATGCATCGCCCACGGTGGCTGCAGAAAGGGAGCTGCTGGAAGAGACCGGGTATAAATTTGAACAGATCGAATACCTGGGCAATGTATCTGCCAATGCCAGTACCAGCAACAACCGCACGCATATGTTCCTGGCCACCGGCGGGGAAAAAGTAGCGGAGCAGGACCTGGATGACAATGAAGAGATAGAAGTGATGGAGCTCACCGTGGACGAGGTGAAGCAGCTCTTACGGGAGAATAAAGTGGTGCAGGCATTGCACGTCACCAACATGCTTTATGCGTTTGAGAGAACGGGAGATATTAAAATGTAG
- a CDS encoding TonB-dependent receptor, translating to MKHLLLAGLMLLAGITLHAQNQNNGTVQTQVLDAQGKALPFVTLMLKKEKDSSLVKGELSSEDGHVKFEKIPFGTFYVEASLVGYQTAKTKTITIDATHPSAKVSNIVLSISTKTLQAVNVVGQKPFIERVGGTTTLNVENSVSSTGTTALEILRKAPGVTIDKDDNVLLKGQGGVTVMLDGRLTHLSGEQLANLLKNMSSETIASIEIITNPSAKYDAAGSTGIINIKTKKSKLTGMNGNVHGTMGKGMYMRYNAGADLNYMTNKYNLYGNYNLADNHTGTTRALDREVGGEPTDLLFSQRVKEKHHYNGNNYKAGIDYYLTPKQTLGFMFTGYNSAWQNNRPSTTTIQNVGMPIDSVLHSRTTNDEHYKNQTYNLNYKATLDTTGKEITFDGDYATFHNTGLEHLNDSMYNNAQQQYTAINGIRDNTNTNITIGTAKVDASLPFTKTTKVDVGLKASLVKTDNDLRYDSLFNNKYQFAPSRSNRFIYKENVYAAYAMVKHSFKKTDVVVGLRAEQTEATGISPTMSNTFKRSYLDLFPNVSVDQKIDSLNKVGISYSRRINRPQYDQLNPFLFFLDKFLYGSGNPNLMPEYMTKLEGAYTFKDKYILTLGYRHSKGMINEYMSNDTVTKVAYDTQINYDNSDGWDLAVTVPVDVTKWWNSSNNASVNRTIYRLRTDPVNQQLINFQNINFNYGFNTTNTFTVNNAVKLELSGYYYSRFAEGLWRGKAQYAVNVGAQYTFLNKKATLKLNVNDIFNTQQFIGGTHTPQLNIDIHNRWDSRRASLSFTYRFGKTDVKPQREHHSEEESRVKGN from the coding sequence ATGAAGCATTTACTACTGGCAGGGCTCATGCTGCTCGCCGGCATAACATTGCACGCCCAAAATCAAAACAACGGAACTGTACAAACGCAGGTACTGGACGCACAAGGCAAGGCTTTGCCCTTTGTGACCCTCATGCTGAAAAAAGAAAAGGACTCCTCTTTAGTTAAGGGAGAACTGAGCAGCGAGGACGGCCATGTAAAGTTTGAAAAAATACCTTTTGGAACATTCTACGTGGAGGCTTCCCTGGTTGGATATCAGACCGCGAAAACCAAAACGATCACCATAGATGCTACTCATCCTTCCGCCAAAGTAAGTAACATCGTCCTCAGCATCAGTACTAAAACCTTACAGGCTGTAAACGTTGTAGGTCAAAAACCATTCATTGAACGGGTGGGCGGCACTACCACCCTGAACGTAGAGAACAGTGTATCCAGCACCGGTACCACCGCCCTGGAAATTCTCCGGAAAGCACCCGGCGTTACCATCGATAAGGATGACAACGTGCTGCTGAAAGGACAGGGCGGGGTTACTGTAATGCTGGACGGCCGCCTCACCCATTTAAGCGGGGAGCAACTGGCCAACCTGCTCAAGAACATGAGCAGTGAAACCATTGCCTCCATCGAGATCATTACCAATCCTTCCGCCAAATATGATGCTGCCGGGAGCACCGGTATCATCAACATCAAGACCAAGAAAAGCAAGCTCACCGGCATGAACGGCAATGTGCATGGCACCATGGGTAAAGGCATGTACATGCGCTACAATGCCGGTGCAGACCTGAACTACATGACCAACAAGTACAACCTGTATGGCAACTACAACCTGGCCGATAACCACACTGGTACGACCCGCGCCCTGGACCGCGAAGTAGGCGGCGAACCGACCGACCTGCTTTTCAGCCAGCGCGTAAAAGAGAAACATCATTACAACGGCAATAACTACAAAGCCGGTATTGATTATTATCTCACCCCAAAGCAAACCCTGGGCTTTATGTTCACCGGCTACAACAGCGCCTGGCAGAACAACCGCCCCAGCACCACCACCATCCAGAACGTGGGCATGCCCATTGACTCTGTGCTGCACTCCCGCACCACCAACGATGAGCATTACAAGAACCAGACGTATAACCTGAACTATAAGGCTACACTGGACACTACGGGCAAGGAGATCACCTTTGACGGCGACTATGCCACCTTCCACAACACCGGGCTGGAACACCTGAACGACAGCATGTATAACAATGCACAACAGCAGTACACCGCTATCAACGGCATCCGTGACAATACCAATACCAACATCACCATTGGTACCGCCAAAGTGGACGCCAGCCTTCCTTTCACGAAGACCACTAAAGTGGATGTGGGCCTCAAAGCCAGCCTTGTAAAAACAGACAATGACCTGCGTTATGATTCATTGTTCAATAACAAATACCAGTTTGCGCCCAGCCGCAGCAACCGTTTCATCTACAAGGAAAATGTGTATGCAGCGTATGCCATGGTGAAACATTCTTTTAAGAAAACAGACGTGGTAGTGGGCCTGCGCGCAGAACAGACAGAGGCCACGGGCATCTCCCCCACCATGTCCAATACCTTTAAACGCAGCTACCTGGACCTGTTTCCCAACGTCAGCGTGGACCAGAAGATCGATAGCCTGAACAAGGTGGGCATCTCCTACTCCCGCCGCATTAACCGCCCGCAGTACGACCAGCTGAACCCTTTCCTGTTCTTCCTGGACAAGTTCCTGTACGGCTCCGGTAACCCGAACCTGATGCCGGAATACATGACCAAACTGGAAGGCGCTTACACCTTCAAAGACAAATACATCCTTACCCTGGGCTACCGCCACAGTAAAGGCATGATCAATGAATACATGAGCAATGACACCGTGACCAAAGTGGCCTACGATACGCAGATCAACTACGATAACAGCGACGGATGGGACCTGGCCGTGACCGTGCCGGTGGATGTAACAAAGTGGTGGAACTCCAGTAACAACGCGAGTGTAAACCGCACCATCTACCGCCTGCGTACAGACCCGGTGAACCAGCAGCTGATCAACTTCCAGAACATCAACTTCAATTACGGTTTCAACACCACCAATACTTTTACGGTAAACAACGCCGTGAAGCTGGAACTCAGCGGTTACTATTACTCCCGGTTCGCAGAAGGACTGTGGAGAGGTAAAGCGCAGTACGCGGTGAACGTAGGCGCACAGTACACCTTCCTGAACAAGAAGGCTACACTGAAACTGAATGTGAACGATATTTTCAATACGCAACAGTTCATTGGCGGCACCCACACGCCCCAGCTGAACATAGACATCCACAACCGCTGGGATAGCCGCAGAGCTTCCCTGAGCTTTACGTACCGCTTTGGTAAAACGGATGTGAAGCCCCAGCGTGAGCACCATTCGGAAGAAGAAAGCCGTGTAAAAGGAAACTAA
- a CDS encoding ABC transporter ATP-binding protein, whose translation MERNKIIEVKELVKRYGDFTAVKGISFDVYEGEIFGLLGPNGAGKSTTLEIIETLREKTAGQVTVDGLDLDKDPEAIKTRIGVQLQTSGYYPGLTLTELIDLFGGLYNQPVNATELLARFNLEDKAKAKFKELSGGQKQRFSIATTLINKPKIIFLDEPTTGLDPQARRNLWDLIQGVRAAGTTVVITTHYMDEAEFLCDRCAIVDSGRIIAIDSPDALIDNLVATGFERPKQVKKANLEDVFIHLTGKDIREQ comes from the coding sequence ATGGAAAGGAATAAGATTATTGAAGTGAAAGAACTGGTGAAACGGTATGGCGATTTCACCGCGGTGAAAGGCATCAGCTTCGACGTGTATGAAGGCGAGATCTTTGGCCTGCTGGGCCCTAACGGCGCCGGCAAATCCACTACCCTGGAGATCATCGAGACCCTCCGCGAAAAAACAGCAGGCCAGGTAACCGTGGACGGGCTGGACCTGGACAAGGATCCCGAAGCCATTAAGACCCGCATCGGCGTGCAGCTGCAAACTTCCGGTTATTATCCCGGCCTTACCCTTACGGAACTCATCGACCTCTTCGGAGGACTTTATAACCAGCCGGTGAATGCTACCGAACTGCTGGCCCGCTTTAACCTGGAAGACAAGGCCAAGGCCAAGTTCAAAGAGCTTTCCGGTGGCCAGAAACAACGCTTTTCCATCGCTACCACCCTCATTAACAAGCCCAAGATCATTTTCCTGGACGAGCCCACCACCGGCCTGGACCCCCAGGCACGCCGTAACCTGTGGGACCTCATCCAGGGCGTACGTGCAGCAGGTACCACCGTGGTGATCACCACCCACTACATGGACGAAGCCGAGTTCCTCTGCGACCGCTGCGCCATTGTAGACAGTGGCCGCATCATCGCCATCGACTCACCGGATGCGCTCATTGATAACCTGGTGGCCACCGGTTTTGAACGGCCCAAACAGGTGAAGAAAGCCAACCTGGAAGACGTATTCATCCACCTCACCGGTAAAGACATCCGCGAACAATAA
- the fbp gene encoding class 1 fructose-bisphosphatase, producing MNSKQSVMTLDEFTIQELRNFPGATGQLSGLLRGIGLAAKRVNVEVNKAGIADILGEAGRTNVQGEAVKKLDEFANEQFIDALRTSIYCCGMASEENEDFIPFLDEHSMNSKYVVLIDPLDGSGNIDVNISIGTIFSVYRRITPEGTPCKLEDFLQPGSAQIAAGYIIYGSSTMLVYATRRSVQGFTLDPSIGEFCLSHPNLKCPADGEIFSINMGYYHLYDDATRRVIDGFLAKTPQERIYKHRAVGCMVAEIHRTLIQGGVFFYPAYGKYQSGRLRLCYECNPMSFLVEKAGGVSLAAAAQRLLDVQPTRLHQRTPIFIGSSTMMEGVKARLAAMSTVV from the coding sequence ATGAACAGCAAGCAAAGCGTCATGACACTGGATGAATTTACCATCCAGGAACTACGCAATTTCCCCGGCGCCACGGGCCAGTTATCGGGCCTCCTGCGCGGCATAGGACTGGCCGCCAAGCGCGTGAATGTAGAAGTAAATAAAGCCGGCATAGCCGATATCCTCGGGGAGGCAGGCCGCACCAATGTACAAGGCGAGGCCGTAAAAAAGCTCGATGAATTTGCCAACGAACAATTTATTGACGCCCTGCGCACCAGCATTTACTGCTGTGGCATGGCCTCCGAAGAGAATGAAGACTTCATTCCTTTCCTGGATGAGCACTCCATGAACTCCAAGTACGTGGTGCTCATCGATCCCCTGGATGGATCGGGCAATATTGATGTGAACATTTCCATCGGCACCATCTTTTCTGTGTACCGCCGCATTACCCCGGAAGGCACACCCTGCAAGCTGGAAGATTTCCTGCAGCCGGGCAGCGCCCAGATAGCCGCGGGCTACATCATTTACGGCTCTTCCACCATGCTGGTATACGCCACCCGCCGCTCCGTGCAGGGCTTTACCCTGGACCCTTCCATCGGGGAGTTCTGCCTGTCGCATCCCAACCTGAAATGCCCTGCAGACGGGGAGATCTTTTCCATCAACATGGGCTATTACCATTTGTATGATGATGCCACCCGCCGGGTAATAGATGGTTTCCTTGCAAAAACGCCACAGGAGCGGATATACAAGCATCGTGCGGTGGGCTGTATGGTGGCGGAGATCCACCGTACCCTTATCCAGGGGGGCGTGTTTTTTTATCCCGCCTACGGCAAATACCAGAGTGGCCGTTTGAGGCTTTGTTATGAATGCAACCCGATGTCTTTCCTGGTGGAAAAGGCGGGGGGCGTATCCCTGGCGGCTGCAGCCCAGCGCCTGCTGGACGTGCAGCCCACCCGCCTGCACCAGCGCACGCCCATCTTCATTGGTTCCAGTACCATGATGGAAGGGGTGAAGGCCCGGCTGGCGGCCATGAGCACGGTGGTGTAA
- a CDS encoding GMC oxidoreductase yields the protein MNLNIKADAQNTYDAIVIGSGVSGGWAAKELTEHGLTVLMLDRGKKLEHVKDYETATKDPWEFPHRGRITVDQRETHPKLSRDYPYSEHNEKYWIKDSESPYNEEKRFDWYRPDIVGGKSIMWGRQSYRWSDIDFEGNLKDGIAVDWPIRYKDLAPWYDYVERFIGVSGQAENLPQLPDSHFMPPMAMSCVEEAVKHGIEGKFPSRRMTIGRVANITQPLPGRTNCQYRNLCSRGCPFGAYFSTQSSTLPAAVATGKLTLRPDSIVNSIIYDEKAGKATGVRVIDKHTKQMTEYYAKIVFVNGSTLGSTFVLMNSTSSRFPNGLGNDSGVLGKYLMDHHFRTGASGRVEGFDDKYVFGRRANGIYIPRYRNIGSDKRDYIRGFGYQGGASREGWARGIAEMGVGKDFKEMLTEPGHWMMGLGGFGECLPYEDNYVTLDNSTKDAWGQPVLKFNAEFKENEHKMRKDMANDAAEMLEAAGVKDVKTYDAGSWPGMAIHEMGTARMGRDPKTSILNGYNQVHSVKNVFVTDGASMVSSACVNPSLTYMAMTARAVDYAVKEMKKGNI from the coding sequence ATGAATTTAAACATTAAAGCAGACGCCCAGAATACTTACGACGCCATTGTGATCGGTTCTGGCGTTAGCGGTGGCTGGGCCGCCAAAGAACTTACCGAACACGGTCTCACCGTGCTGATGCTGGACCGCGGTAAGAAACTGGAGCACGTGAAAGATTACGAAACTGCTACCAAAGATCCCTGGGAGTTTCCCCACCGTGGCCGCATTACCGTGGACCAGCGGGAAACGCATCCTAAACTGAGCCGCGACTATCCCTACAGCGAGCACAATGAAAAATACTGGATCAAGGATTCAGAGTCTCCTTATAATGAAGAAAAACGCTTCGACTGGTACCGCCCCGACATCGTGGGAGGCAAGTCTATCATGTGGGGCCGCCAGAGCTACCGCTGGAGCGATATTGATTTTGAAGGTAACCTGAAAGACGGGATTGCCGTGGACTGGCCCATCCGCTACAAGGACCTGGCCCCCTGGTATGATTATGTGGAACGCTTCATCGGCGTAAGCGGTCAGGCGGAAAACCTGCCCCAGCTGCCCGACAGCCACTTCATGCCGCCCATGGCCATGAGCTGCGTGGAAGAAGCCGTAAAACATGGCATTGAAGGCAAGTTCCCCAGCCGTCGCATGACCATTGGCCGTGTGGCAAACATCACCCAGCCGCTGCCTGGCCGTACCAACTGCCAGTACCGCAACCTGTGCAGCCGCGGATGCCCGTTTGGCGCTTATTTCAGCACCCAGTCGTCCACCCTGCCCGCAGCAGTGGCCACCGGTAAGCTGACCCTGCGCCCCGACAGCATAGTGAATTCTATCATCTATGATGAAAAGGCAGGCAAAGCCACCGGCGTGCGCGTGATAGACAAGCACACCAAGCAGATGACCGAGTACTACGCCAAGATCGTCTTCGTGAACGGTTCTACCCTGGGTAGCACCTTTGTGCTCATGAATTCTACCTCCAGCCGTTTCCCCAACGGCCTGGGCAACGATAGCGGTGTGCTGGGTAAATACCTGATGGACCACCACTTCCGTACCGGTGCTTCCGGCCGCGTGGAAGGGTTTGATGATAAATATGTATTTGGCCGCCGTGCAAACGGTATCTATATTCCCCGCTACCGCAACATTGGCAGCGATAAGCGCGATTACATCCGTGGCTTTGGCTACCAGGGTGGCGCCAGCCGCGAAGGCTGGGCACGCGGTATCGCGGAAATGGGCGTGGGCAAGGACTTCAAGGAAATGCTCACCGAACCGGGTCACTGGATGATGGGCCTGGGTGGTTTTGGTGAATGCCTTCCCTACGAAGACAACTACGTAACCCTGGACAACAGTACCAAGGATGCATGGGGCCAGCCCGTGCTCAAGTTCAACGCCGAGTTTAAGGAGAACGAGCACAAAATGCGCAAGGACATGGCAAACGATGCCGCTGAAATGCTGGAAGCCGCCGGCGTAAAGGACGTAAAGACCTACGACGCAGGCTCCTGGCCCGGCATGGCCATCCATGAAATGGGTACCGCCCGCATGGGCCGCGACCCGAAGACCTCCATCCTCAATGGCTACAACCAGGTGCACAGCGTGAAGAACGTATTTGTGACCGATGGCGCCAGCATGGTATCTTCTGCCTGCGTAAACCCTTCCCTCACCTACATGGCCATGACCGCCCGCGCGGTGGATTACGCTGTGAAGGAAATGAAGAAAGGCAATATTTAG